A genomic region of Arvicola amphibius chromosome 7, mArvAmp1.2, whole genome shotgun sequence contains the following coding sequences:
- the Foxa1 gene encoding hepatocyte nuclear factor 3-alpha, with translation MLGTVKMEGHESSDWNSYYADTQEAYSSVPVSNMNSGLGSMNSMNTYMTMNTMTTSGNMTPASFNMSYANPGLGAGLSPGAVAGMPGGSAGAMNSMTAAGVTAMGAALSPGGMGSMGAQPAASMNGLGPYAAAMNPCMSPMAYAPSNLGRSRAGGGGDAKTFKRSYPHAKPPYSYISLITMAIQQAPSKMLTLSEIYQWIMDLFPYYRQNQQRWQNSIRHSLSFNDCFVKVARSPDKPGKGSYWTLHPDSGNMFENGCYLRRQKRFKCEKQPGAVGGSGGGGSKGGPESRKDPSGAGNPAESPLHRGVHGKAGQLEGAPAPGPAASPQTLDHSGATATGGASELKSPASSSAPPISSGPGALASVPPSHPAHGLAPHESQLHLKGDPHYSFNHPFSINNLMSSSEQQHKLDFKAYEQALQYSPYGATLPASLPLGSASVAARSPIEPSALEPAYYQGVYSRPVLNTS, from the coding sequence GCCTACTCCTCTGTCCCCGTCAGCAACATGAACTCCGGCCTGGGCTCCATGAACTCCATGAACACCTACATGACcatgaacaccatgaccacgaGTGGCAACATGACACCGGCTTCCTTCAACATGTCCTACGCCAACCCGGGCCTAGGAGCCGGCTTGAGTCCCGGTGCTGTGGCCGGCATGCCCGGGGGCTCTGCAGGCGCCATGAACAGCATGACGGCGGCCGGTGTCACGGCCATGGGTGCAGCGCTGAGCCCGGGAGGCATGGGCTCCATGGGAGCGCAGCCCGCGGCCTCTATGAACGGCCTGGGCCCCTATGCGGCCGCCATGAACCCGTGCATGAGCCCCATGGCGTACGCGCCGTCTAACCTAGGCCGCAGCCGCGCCGGGGGCGGTGGCGACGCCAAGACATTCAAGCGCAGCTACCCGCACGCCAAGCCGCCCTACTCCTACATCTCGCTCATTACCATGGCCATCCAGCAGGCGCCCAGCAAGATGCTCACGCTGAGTGAGATCTACCAGTGGATCATGGACCTCTTTCCCTATTACCGTCAAAACCAGCAGCGCTGGCAGAACTCCATCCGCCACTCGCTGTCTTTCAACGACTGTTTCGTCAAGGTGGCACGGTCCCCGGACAAGCCGGGCAAGGGCTCCTACTGGACGCTGCACCCGGACTCCGGCAACATGTTCGAGAACGGCTGCTATTTGCGCCGTCAGAAGCGCTTCAAGTGTGAGAAGCAGCCGGGGGCCGTAGGCGGGAGCGGGGGTGGCGGCTCCAAGGGTGGCCCCGAAAGCCGTAAGGACCCCTCCGGCGCAGGTAACCCCGCCGAGTCGCCCCTTCACAGGGGTGTGCACGGAAAGGCTGGTCAGCTAGAGGGCGCGCCGGCCCCCGGGCCTGCCGCCAGCCCCCAGACTCTGGACCACAGCGGGGCCACGGCGACAGGGGGCGCTTCGGAGTTGAAGTCCCCAGCCTCTTCCTCGGCGCCCCCCATAAGCTCCGGGCCAGGGGCGCTGGCATCTGTACCCCCCTCTCACCCGGCGCACGGCCTGGCACCCCACGAATCGCAGCTGCACCTGAAAGGGGACCCCCACTACTCCTTTAACCACCCGTTCTCCATCAACAACCTCATGTCCTCCTCGGAGCAGCAGCACAAGCTGGACTTCAAGGCATATGAGCAGGCACTGCAGTACTCTCCCTATGGTGCCACCTTGCCCGCCAGTCTGCCCCTTGGCAGCGCCTCAGTGGCCGCAAGGAGCCCCATCGAGCCCTCAGCACTGGAGCCGGCCTACTACCAAGGTGTGTATTCCAGACCCGTGCTAAATACTTCCTAG